From the Exiguobacterium marinum DSM 16307 genome, the window ATCCAGTCCAAGTCGTTCCGATACGTCATGAACGACTCGATGTCTTGTCGTTCGAACGGACGGATGAGACAGCGGGTTGTCGTGAGTGTTATGGTCATATCATTCAAACCATCTTCTTTTCTTTTTTGAATAGACCGACCAATAGAAGCGCAAGACCACTAAAGAAAATCACAGGAAAAATGAACCACATGATTAGTGCGGCCCAACCGTTCTGCACACTTATTGCGTAGGAGAGTCCGATTGAAAAGGCCAAGGCTGGTGATATAGGAATCATGAGAGCGACTCCCCATATTTTAAATTTTGTGTTTCGTGCTTCGCCTGTACTGAACCAATACGCTACAAATGCTCCTAAACTTGCGATGAGATATCCGATTGCAATCGCCATTCCATCAATCCCTTCTTTCGTGTCGACAGTTCAACCTCACACTTACTTTCTATTTATATAACTTAATCTCCTGTCATCCTTCAAAAAACCGAGCCCTCGAAGGACTCGGTTTGATGTCATACATGCTTCCGCTGAAAGGCTGAAATGGCTTCATATTCTTCCGATAGATGACGCGACAGACGAATGTAGATCGGTAAGAGTTCGCGATATACGTTCGTTGCTTCCATGTTCGCTGCATGCTCATGGGTCACTTGCGGAACCTCTTGAAACTCCTGAATGTCCCCAAAGGCATACTCCCCGAGCATGACGGCCCCGAGGCATGAACTTTCGTGACTTTCCGGCACGACGACCGGCGTATCGAAGATGTCTGCCATCATCTGGCGCCATAGGCTCGACTGGGCGAATCCACCCGTCGCATGGATCCGGTTCGGTGCGCCCGTCAACTCGTCGAGTGCGAGCATGACCGTATAGAGATTAAAGATGACACCTTCTAACACAGCACGGATGAAGTGTTCGCGTTTATGGTGAATGCTGAGTCCGAAGAAGGAACCACGGGCGTTCGAATCCCAAAGTGGTGCCCGTTCACCCATCAAATACGGATGGAACAAGAGACCGTCCGCACCCGGTTTGACCGTTTCTGCGATTCGGGTCAACACGTCGTACGCATCAATCCCGAGTCGTTTCGCCGTCTCGACCTCACTTGCCGCGAACTCGTCACGGAGCCAACGGAGGATGATGCCACCGTTATTGACGGGTCCACCGATTACCCAATGTTTGTCCGTCAGTGCATAACAGAAGATGCGACCTTTCGGGTCTTCGACAGGCTCCGAGACGACCGTTCGAATGGCGCCACTCGTCCCGATCGTCACGGCGACAACACCTTGTTCGAAGGCACCGACACCGAGATTTGAGAGTACGCCGTCGCTTGCCCCGATGACGAGCGGGAAATCAAAACCGAGTGTCTCGGTCACTTCAGGCGTCACGTGTAAAATTTCTGTCGTCGGAACGAGTTCTGACAGACGATCTGGCGTCACACCGGCGACTTCGAGTGCTTCCGCATCCCAATCCCGTTGTTTCAAATTGAATAGTCCCGTCGCTGAAGCGATGGAGTGGTCGACGACGAAGCGTCCCGTCAACCGATAGAAGACATACTCTTTGATGGAGACGAACTTGTCCGTCTGTTCAAACACATCCGGATGTTCCGCCTTCAGCCAACGTAACTTCGAC encodes:
- the gntK gene encoding gluconokinase, which codes for MFTIGVDIGTTSTKAVLFNGHQQLAVHNVLYPLLTPDTETAEQDPVIIYGAVLEAVSAVRAKADGPIRFASFSSAMHSLIALDALGRPLTNSITWADSRANPYTQEIKRDFDASALHMRTGTPVHPMAPLSKLRWLKAEHPDVFEQTDKFVSIKEYVFYRLTGRFVVDHSIASATGLFNLKQRDWDAEALEVAGVTPDRLSELVPTTEILHVTPEVTETLGFDFPLVIGASDGVLSNLGVGAFEQGVVAVTIGTSGAIRTVVSEPVEDPKGRIFCYALTDKHWVIGGPVNNGGIILRWLRDEFAASEVETAKRLGIDAYDVLTRIAETVKPGADGLLFHPYLMGERAPLWDSNARGSFFGLSIHHKREHFIRAVLEGVIFNLYTVMLALDELTGAPNRIHATGGFAQSSLWRQMMADIFDTPVVVPESHESSCLGAVMLGEYAFGDIQEFQEVPQVTHEHAANMEATNVYRELLPIYIRLSRHLSEEYEAISAFQRKHV